The Thermocrinis ruber genome has a window encoding:
- the bioD gene encoding dethiobiotin synthase, whose amino-acid sequence MRAVLITATDTGVGKTFISYNLVYALKERGVKVGYLKPVETDVKDVPQDGALLCSLTGQDLEEAVPVRYSLPLSPYAGILEEKRDFSLTDLKEHYLRLLERYEFLVVEGAGGIAVPIKRDYNYAHLALDWGLPILLVARAGLGTLNHTYLSYFYAKSMGLNILGIVMNGFEGKDVSERTNPIIVEELTGIKPLQVPRVDGLLLEPSLRDSLVSLVGF is encoded by the coding sequence ATGAGGGCGGTTTTAATCACTGCCACAGACACGGGCGTAGGAAAGACCTTTATTTCTTACAACTTGGTTTATGCCCTAAAAGAGAGGGGAGTAAAGGTGGGCTACCTAAAGCCCGTAGAGACCGACGTGAAGGATGTGCCCCAGGATGGGGCTTTGCTATGCAGTCTTACAGGGCAGGATTTGGAAGAGGCGGTGCCGGTTAGATACTCTCTGCCCCTTTCTCCCTATGCGGGCATCTTGGAGGAGAAGAGGGACTTTTCCCTTACGGATTTAAAGGAGCATTACCTTAGGCTTTTGGAAAGGTATGAGTTTTTGGTGGTGGAGGGAGCTGGTGGCATTGCGGTGCCCATAAAGAGGGATTACAACTACGCCCACTTGGCTTTAGACTGGGGGCTTCCCATCCTGCTGGTAGCTCGGGCTGGGCTTGGCACCCTAAACCATACCTACCTTAGCTACTTTTACGCTAAAAGCATGGGGCTTAACATCTTGGGAATAGTTATGAACGGTTTTGAGGGAAAGGATGTCTCAGAAAGGACTAACCCAATCATAGTGGAGGAGCTAACGGGAATAAAACCCCTCCAAGTGCCGAGGGTGGATGGGCTACTCCTTGAGCCTTCCCTCCGAGATAGCCTTGTTAGCCTTGTCGGGTTCTAG
- the sppA gene encoding signal peptide peptidase SppA, producing MKWIRRFFVFVILLSVLGFLGSLLARLPVGERVAVLKIEGVLINSEPIVRKIESLKEDKSVRALVVRAESPGGSVGASQEIYRALERFRESKKPVVVSMGNVCASGCFYLAMAGDYIYANPGTITGSIGVIIQHTNVKELLERLGIKTTSIKTGKFKDTLSPTRELTEEEKRYLQELIDKAYEQFLNAILKYRKEVDPNKLREIADGRVFTGEDAQKLKLVDGLGGLQDAIEKAKELSKAEKPRVFYVEEPKGFLRRLLENRLGAGFGVDAPLMLYYLMQ from the coding sequence ATGAAGTGGATAAGGCGGTTTTTTGTTTTTGTTATATTACTCTCTGTGCTTGGTTTTCTGGGAAGTTTGTTGGCAAGGCTCCCGGTGGGAGAGCGGGTGGCGGTTTTAAAAATAGAGGGGGTTCTGATCAATTCGGAGCCCATCGTTAGGAAGATAGAAAGCCTAAAAGAGGACAAAAGCGTGCGGGCTTTGGTGGTTAGGGCGGAAAGTCCGGGTGGCTCGGTGGGTGCATCCCAAGAGATATACAGGGCTCTGGAGCGGTTCAGAGAGTCCAAAAAGCCGGTGGTGGTGTCTATGGGCAATGTTTGTGCCTCTGGATGCTTCTATCTGGCTATGGCGGGGGACTACATATACGCAAACCCGGGGACTATAACGGGTAGCATAGGGGTCATCATCCAGCATACAAACGTAAAGGAGCTTTTGGAAAGGCTTGGTATAAAAACCACCTCTATAAAGACAGGAAAGTTCAAGGATACCCTCTCTCCCACGAGGGAGCTCACAGAAGAGGAAAAACGATACCTTCAGGAGCTCATAGACAAGGCATACGAGCAGTTTTTGAACGCCATACTAAAGTACAGAAAGGAGGTAGACCCCAACAAGCTCAGAGAGATAGCGGACGGTAGGGTATTTACGGGAGAGGATGCTCAAAAGCTCAAGCTGGTGGATGGTTTGGGTGGGCTCCAGGATGCCATAGAGAAGGCAAAGGAGCTCTCTAAAGCAGAAAAGCCGAGGGTCTTTTATGTGGAGGAGCCAAAGGGCTTTCTCAGAAGGCTCCTTGAAAACCGTCTTGGTGCAGGCTTTGGTGTGGATGCTCCTTTGATGCTATACTACCTTATGCAATGA
- a CDS encoding porin, protein MKKSLLAMAALMGVATLPAHAWRVNIDKETFADIGFSTQIWGRSEGKRTTASTDHNATNFYVNLANITASGHVNKLVYFSINAESTAFRGSFITRDAFIGMKFADEFRVQAGAMRVPFSRIALTSSYNFLIPTQALGDVFRGLPINPTHALGVLNDGSRDAGIVVWGNVADGMLKYYLGVSDGRFDRRDSNTNLFGANTKDSLAYTIRLQFTPTMLGFKGETGYTLADTYLGRQNVLTLGVGYRVVGAKTTGLTANYSKDVKLWTVDMLYEQKFGDIIPNLQVGYINAKDVPYGFNNSAVCNGVTNTVCYGKATQIYAQAQLLYDQMVGFGKPALAIRWEQDKNKDRFNFYYTGASAGQTEPIPGEPRNTRVGVFVHYYIKGQAAKVSLGVDSVNRNADSRGTTGRSFTDYTLHLQTQF, encoded by the coding sequence ATGAAGAAGAGCCTTTTAGCAATGGCAGCACTAATGGGTGTTGCTACTTTGCCAGCCCACGCCTGGAGAGTAAACATTGACAAGGAGACCTTCGCAGACATAGGCTTCTCCACCCAAATATGGGGAAGAAGCGAGGGCAAGAGGACAACTGCATCCACAGACCACAACGCCACGAACTTTTATGTGAACTTGGCTAACATCACCGCAAGCGGGCATGTGAACAAGCTGGTGTATTTCAGCATCAACGCAGAATCCACCGCTTTTAGGGGAAGCTTCATAACCAGGGATGCCTTCATCGGAATGAAGTTTGCGGATGAGTTCAGGGTTCAAGCGGGTGCAATGAGGGTTCCCTTCTCCAGAATAGCCCTAACATCCTCCTACAACTTCCTTATCCCAACCCAAGCACTTGGTGATGTGTTTAGGGGACTGCCAATAAACCCCACACACGCATTGGGTGTGCTTAATGATGGTAGCAGGGATGCAGGAATAGTCGTTTGGGGTAATGTGGCAGACGGTATGCTAAAGTACTACTTGGGTGTTTCTGACGGTAGGTTTGATAGGAGAGATAGCAATACAAACCTCTTTGGTGCAAACACTAAAGACTCCCTTGCCTACACCATAAGGCTTCAATTTACCCCCACCATGCTTGGCTTTAAGGGCGAAACCGGATATACCCTTGCGGACACATACCTTGGCAGGCAGAACGTTCTTACCCTCGGCGTAGGTTATAGGGTAGTTGGTGCAAAAACCACCGGTCTTACTGCTAACTACTCAAAGGATGTTAAGCTGTGGACTGTAGATATGCTTTACGAACAAAAGTTTGGAGATATCATCCCTAACCTTCAAGTGGGATACATAAACGCAAAGGATGTGCCTTATGGTTTTAATAATTCTGCCGTGTGTAATGGTGTAACAAATACCGTATGCTATGGCAAAGCAACCCAAATTTATGCCCAAGCACAACTCCTGTATGACCAAATGGTGGGCTTTGGAAAACCAGCCCTTGCAATAAGGTGGGAGCAAGACAAGAATAAAGATAGGTTCAACTTCTACTATACTGGTGCTAGTGCCGGTCAAACTGAGCCAATACCAGGCGAGCCCAGGAACACAAGGGTTGGTGTGTTTGTCCACTACTACATCAAGGGTCAAGCAGCAAAGGTATCCTTGGGTGTGGACTCTGTGAACAGAAACGCTGACTCAAGGGGTACAACTGGAAGGAGCTTCACCGACTACACCCTCCACCTCCAAACCCAATTCTAA
- the gspG gene encoding type II secretion system major pseudopilin GspG, with the protein MRKAFTLIELLVVIVILGILAAIVVPRITGRVDQAKVEATKVQMKAIKDALEQYKLDNGFYPTTEQGLKALVEKPNTPPVPTRWRQYLDKVPKDAWDRDFIYVSPGVNRPFELRSMGPDGKEGTEDDLDVWNL; encoded by the coding sequence ATGAGAAAGGCTTTTACTCTCATAGAGCTTTTGGTGGTTATTGTGATTTTGGGTATTCTTGCTGCCATTGTGGTCCCAAGGATCACGGGCAGGGTTGATCAAGCAAAGGTGGAGGCAACAAAGGTTCAGATGAAAGCTATAAAGGATGCCTTGGAGCAATACAAGCTTGACAATGGTTTTTATCCTACCACCGAGCAGGGTCTAAAAGCCTTGGTGGAAAAACCAAACACTCCGCCGGTGCCAACCAGGTGGAGGCAGTATTTGGACAAAGTGCCCAAGGATGCGTGGGATCGTGATTTTATTTATGTTTCTCCGGGGGTAAACAGACCCTTTGAGCTGAGGTCTATGGGTCCGGACGGAAAGGAAGGCACAGAAGATGACTTAGATGTTTGGAACCTGTAG
- a CDS encoding type IV pilus modification PilV family protein, translating into MFGTCRGFTLIEVLIALSVLVITFSVLFELLLSARKDYELARSLYQDMSLLNNKILENRLEGVRVRERELRDYPGIKEVELSYGSAVIYLFKK; encoded by the coding sequence ATGTTTGGAACCTGTAGGGGCTTTACCCTTATAGAAGTTTTAATTGCCCTTTCTGTTTTGGTGATCACCTTTAGCGTTCTCTTTGAACTTTTGCTTTCTGCACGCAAGGATTACGAGCTTGCCAGAAGCCTTTACCAAGATATGAGCCTTTTGAACAACAAAATTTTGGAAAACAGGCTGGAGGGTGTGCGGGTTAGGGAGAGGGAGCTAAGGGACTATCCGGGCATCAAAGAGGTGGAGCTCTCTTACGGTTCTGCGGTGATATACCTTTTCAAAAAATGA
- a CDS encoding type II secretion system protein translates to MKRAFTLLELIVVITLLGLVFGLFSYVFKSSVESSVFLAEDSQRLKEEALLVWNIQRKVISAKDAYMERDKLFLHTYAGDYYQGLVKCAFIYRDGVLYYYEFPYPYGDIKFYEDDRLIKLGKFKELSFSAVKGGKTEETYKGLPDLYRITIDGREYLIKP, encoded by the coding sequence ATGAAAAGGGCGTTTACCCTTCTTGAGTTAATCGTAGTCATAACCTTGCTTGGGCTTGTCTTTGGGCTTTTTTCTTATGTTTTTAAGTCCAGCGTGGAATCTTCGGTGTTTCTTGCGGAGGATAGCCAAAGGCTAAAGGAGGAAGCCCTTTTGGTTTGGAACATTCAAAGGAAGGTCATTTCCGCAAAGGACGCATACATGGAAAGGGATAAGCTATTTTTACACACCTACGCAGGGGATTACTACCAAGGCTTGGTAAAGTGTGCCTTTATTTACAGGGATGGTGTGCTTTACTATTACGAGTTTCCTTATCCTTACGGGGATATAAAGTTCTACGAGGATGATCGGCTTATAAAGTTGGGAAAGTTTAAGGAACTTTCCTTTTCTGCGGTGAAGGGTGGTAAGACTGAAGAGACCTATAAGGGACTGCCAGACCTTTATCGTATAACCATAGATGGCAGGGAGTATCTTATAAAGCCATGA
- a CDS encoding type II secretion system F family protein: MSRIKLYKGIDQFGNIRSGKIEVPEGMSAYEFLISQGIKPLKIEDVSEGIWSRELFKRKPSQEDVAFLLTQISMLLSSGLNLPKALETAIQQAEDKRIKQALLSVKEAIEKGEPLHTAFGRADIFPEFFLEMLKTAERGENLEKVFEIAGEFLSRMAQVRAKVLSSLTYPVFVILFSLLSVFAVVKFVIPKVAGVLAGLGKDLPLITKILLFSSKLMGYFLYLFPLFILLFVFKGKLISRENIDKYYLMLPIFGKVSFYFQLSRFAGSLRMSLLSGIPLVRAVSLAIDTITNQYIKGKLKEVPKEIAKGKSLAEVLKATGVFPSLFVGLLATGERSGELEKSLELLEKLYDQQAMRKINLWIRLAEPIAMLIIGILVAFVVQSVVLPLTEISSGVKR, from the coding sequence ATGAGTAGGATAAAGCTGTACAAGGGCATAGACCAGTTTGGAAATATCAGAAGTGGTAAGATTGAGGTGCCGGAGGGCATGTCCGCTTACGAGTTTTTAATCTCTCAGGGCATAAAGCCCCTAAAAATAGAGGATGTTTCCGAGGGCATCTGGAGTAGGGAACTCTTTAAAAGAAAACCCTCCCAAGAGGACGTTGCCTTTTTGCTAACGCAGATTTCTATGCTACTCTCTTCCGGGCTAAACTTACCAAAAGCCTTAGAGACCGCCATACAGCAGGCGGAGGATAAAAGAATTAAGCAAGCTTTACTTTCTGTAAAGGAAGCCATAGAAAAGGGAGAGCCTTTGCATACTGCCTTTGGCAGGGCGGACATATTTCCAGAGTTCTTTTTGGAGATGCTAAAGACCGCCGAAAGGGGCGAAAACTTAGAAAAGGTCTTTGAAATTGCGGGGGAGTTCCTCAGCAGGATGGCACAGGTGAGGGCAAAGGTTCTGTCTTCCCTGACTTACCCTGTCTTTGTGATCCTCTTTAGCCTTCTTTCGGTGTTTGCGGTGGTTAAGTTTGTGATCCCAAAAGTTGCCGGCGTGCTGGCTGGTTTGGGAAAGGACCTGCCCTTGATAACAAAAATTCTTCTCTTTTCCTCCAAGCTGATGGGTTATTTCCTTTATCTTTTCCCTCTGTTTATCCTGCTTTTTGTTTTTAAAGGAAAGCTCATAAGCAGGGAAAACATAGACAAGTACTACCTTATGCTTCCCATCTTTGGTAAGGTTTCCTTTTACTTTCAGCTTTCAAGGTTTGCGGGCAGTTTGCGTATGTCCTTGCTTTCTGGCATTCCCCTCGTTAGGGCGGTGTCTTTGGCAATAGATACCATAACCAATCAATACATAAAGGGTAAGCTAAAAGAGGTGCCCAAGGAGATTGCCAAGGGCAAAAGCTTGGCGGAGGTTCTCAAGGCTACCGGCGTATTTCCTTCCCTCTTTGTGGGTCTTTTGGCTACCGGTGAAAGGAGCGGAGAGTTGGAAAAGTCTTTGGAGCTTTTAGAAAAGCTCTACGACCAGCAAGCTATGAGAAAGATAAACCTCTGGATAAGGTTGGCGGAGCCCATTGCCATGCTCATAATAGGCATCTTGGTTGCCTTTGTAGTCCAAAGCGTGGTGCTACCCCTTACAGAAATCTCCAGTGGAGTCAAAAGGTAG
- a CDS encoding FliH/SctL family protein: MHEDFKPLHSVEYVLPKEAEESKEEKLEKQQLLKQIEALKNTVKLLEMELLECKGKNQELARLNSKLVEEKKLLEAEKRALEEKIAGLKTFQGHVEGFCQTLLEKFSEVEDKVRNEIKDIALNIARRLYLTEKLPKEEAVLQSLQKALNSGISLKGYIRLRVNPHDLPTVEEFLKTLDLKDVQLELIKDEHLNRGEFSIETADFWIERRLEDLLTDIEEEL, translated from the coding sequence ATGCATGAGGATTTTAAACCACTGCACTCGGTGGAGTACGTTCTTCCGAAGGAGGCAGAGGAAAGTAAAGAAGAAAAACTAGAGAAACAGCAACTACTTAAGCAGATTGAAGCTTTGAAAAATACCGTAAAATTGCTTGAAATGGAACTTTTGGAGTGTAAAGGAAAAAACCAAGAGTTGGCAAGGCTGAACTCCAAGCTTGTGGAGGAGAAAAAACTTTTAGAAGCTGAAAAGAGAGCCTTGGAGGAAAAGATCGCAGGGCTAAAAACCTTTCAGGGGCACGTTGAAGGTTTTTGCCAAACCCTCTTGGAAAAGTTCTCGGAGGTGGAAGATAAGGTAAGGAATGAGATAAAGGATATTGCCTTAAACATAGCCAGAAGGCTCTATTTAACGGAAAAGCTCCCAAAGGAGGAGGCTGTCCTTCAGTCTTTACAAAAGGCTTTAAACAGTGGTATTTCTTTGAAAGGATACATAAGGCTAAGGGTAAATCCCCACGATTTGCCAACGGTGGAGGAGTTTTTAAAAACCTTGGACCTAAAGGATGTTCAGTTGGAGCTTATAAAAGACGAACATCTAAACAGGGGAGAGTTTTCCATAGAAACCGCAGATTTTTGGATAGAAAGAAGACTGGAAGACCTGTTGACGGATATAGAAGAGGAGCTTTGA
- the fliG gene encoding flagellar motor switch protein FliG: MPEAKSKLSKAQKAAILLMALPPQVAVEVMKELDDNEIQEILVLASSLEGITLKDIEEIGKEFIEEYKAASFVNPDVDALLEFARKVLPPEKFAKIYEFLSSSNLIKSFQELERVDEKLLANLLRNEHPQTIAVVLSQLSSAKAAEVLKLLPDSLKVEVAKRMATLENISPEFMKELIEAIAEEIRSMGVSGVMQKLEGIPLVANILNVLDKNTANSILAKLEQEDPYLAEKIKEKMFTFEDIRKLDNRAIVEILKAVDKNVLMIALKGAPEDIKEKFLSNMSKKAAEIMREDMEAMGPVRASEVEKAQKEVIKVIKNLADQGIIDLTGGEYYA; encoded by the coding sequence ATGCCGGAGGCAAAAAGTAAGCTAAGCAAAGCCCAAAAGGCAGCCATACTACTTATGGCTCTGCCTCCGCAGGTGGCGGTGGAGGTGATGAAGGAGCTGGATGATAACGAGATCCAAGAGATATTAGTTCTTGCATCCAGCTTAGAAGGAATAACACTAAAGGACATAGAAGAAATAGGTAAAGAGTTTATAGAAGAGTATAAGGCAGCATCCTTTGTAAATCCCGATGTGGATGCCCTGTTGGAGTTTGCAAGGAAGGTCCTTCCCCCAGAGAAGTTCGCAAAGATTTATGAGTTCCTCAGCAGTTCCAACCTCATAAAGAGCTTTCAAGAGTTGGAAAGGGTAGATGAAAAACTTTTAGCAAACCTTTTAAGGAATGAACATCCCCAAACAATAGCGGTAGTTCTGTCTCAGCTTTCGTCGGCAAAGGCGGCAGAGGTTCTCAAGCTTTTACCCGATAGCCTAAAGGTGGAGGTTGCCAAAAGGATGGCAACCCTTGAAAACATATCCCCCGAGTTCATGAAAGAGCTAATTGAGGCTATAGCAGAAGAAATAAGGAGTATGGGTGTAAGCGGAGTTATGCAGAAGTTGGAGGGCATACCCCTTGTGGCTAACATTCTGAACGTGCTTGATAAAAATACCGCCAACAGCATACTGGCAAAGTTGGAACAAGAAGATCCCTACTTGGCGGAAAAGATAAAGGAAAAGATGTTCACCTTTGAAGACATAAGGAAGCTGGACAACAGGGCTATAGTGGAGATCCTAAAGGCGGTAGATAAAAACGTGCTTATGATAGCCCTTAAGGGAGCGCCGGAGGATATAAAGGAGAAGTTCCTGTCTAACATGTCCAAAAAGGCGGCGGAGATCATGAGGGAGGATATGGAGGCTATGGGACCGGTTAGGGCAAGCGAAGTAGAAAAGGCTCAAAAGGAGGTTATAAAAGTTATCAAAAACTTAGCAGACCAAGGAATAATAGACCTCACAGGTGGAGAATACTATGCATGA
- a CDS encoding class I tRNA ligase family protein, producing the protein MTIGEFLRENKLSVGDNFKFLLEKLGVYQEEFVKRVESAVGETAKMSKSKANTVDPEDMVNSYGADTVRLYILFAGPVEKDFEWTEEGLQGAHRFLKRLWGFFHENLERLRNLQYTREELSKVEGKAKDVRKKAHQTLKKYLQDMEELSFNTAIAGIMELLNTLQDFKPETQADYKVLKEALELILFMLYPITPHICEELWNELGNQRLMVFYTFPQPDPEALKEEEVEVAVQVNGKLKAVIKVPIDAQEDTVKSIALAQEKVAKALKNKKLQKVIYVKNKLINLVVSDG; encoded by the coding sequence ATGACCATTGGTGAATTCCTAAGGGAAAACAAGCTGTCCGTAGGAGATAACTTTAAGTTTCTGTTGGAAAAACTTGGTGTCTACCAAGAGGAGTTTGTAAAGAGAGTAGAGTCTGCGGTGGGTGAAACCGCCAAAATGTCCAAGTCCAAGGCAAACACCGTAGACCCAGAGGATATGGTCAACAGCTACGGGGCAGACACGGTTAGGCTCTACATACTCTTTGCAGGACCTGTAGAAAAGGACTTTGAATGGACAGAAGAAGGTCTTCAGGGTGCCCACAGATTTCTAAAGAGGCTCTGGGGCTTTTTCCACGAAAACCTTGAAAGGCTTAGGAATCTTCAATATACAAGGGAGGAACTCTCAAAGGTGGAAGGTAAGGCAAAGGATGTACGAAAGAAAGCCCACCAAACCCTAAAAAAGTATTTGCAAGATATGGAAGAGCTCTCCTTTAACACCGCCATTGCAGGCATAATGGAGCTTTTGAACACCCTCCAGGACTTTAAACCGGAAACCCAGGCAGACTACAAGGTCCTGAAGGAAGCCCTTGAGCTAATTCTTTTTATGCTTTATCCAATTACGCCCCACATCTGCGAGGAGCTGTGGAACGAGCTGGGCAATCAAAGACTCATGGTCTTTTACACCTTCCCACAGCCAGACCCAGAGGCACTAAAAGAGGAGGAGGTGGAAGTAGCGGTGCAGGTCAACGGAAAGCTAAAGGCAGTTATCAAGGTTCCCATAGATGCCCAAGAGGATACTGTAAAGTCCATAGCCTTAGCCCAAGAGAAAGTTGCAAAAGCGTTGAAAAACAAAAAACTTCAAAAGGTCATATATGTAAAAAATAAGCTTATAAACCTGGTGGTTAGCGATGGATGA
- a CDS encoding carbon monoxide dehydrogenase beta subunit family protein: MKVVPGPAGYIPTPPAFEGVELPPPGKALLYGEIVDEEVAMREAAKALLTRRNPTIFPGPLVLWGWNASAMEKAKAVLELAMEIPNCRIIPMPDYRPKYPKIDPEAEINPNHPNLTILHNKIEVCIFVGVHCHYANLSLRMIRAGTNCFTIALCAEMGHEDAMVSLRDVHAEEIRRFKDVVVQVREELGIKWEPKLPPENPSLPKENWETLSVVDYGEYSYLLIPRKGEYVPESE, from the coding sequence ATGAAGGTAGTCCCAGGACCCGCCGGTTATATACCTACACCACCCGCCTTTGAGGGTGTGGAATTGCCACCTCCGGGAAAAGCCCTTCTCTACGGAGAGATCGTAGATGAAGAGGTTGCAATGAGAGAGGCAGCCAAAGCTCTGCTTACCCGTAGGAATCCTACCATATTCCCTGGGCCTCTCGTCCTGTGGGGATGGAACGCCAGTGCTATGGAGAAGGCAAAGGCAGTGTTAGAGCTTGCCATGGAAATACCCAACTGCCGGATCATACCCATGCCCGACTACAGACCCAAGTATCCCAAAATAGACCCAGAGGCGGAGATAAACCCAAACCATCCTAACCTGACCATCCTTCACAACAAGATAGAAGTTTGTATATTTGTGGGTGTCCATTGCCATTATGCCAATCTATCTTTGAGAATGATCAGGGCAGGGACCAACTGCTTTACCATAGCCCTGTGTGCGGAGATGGGACACGAAGACGCTATGGTATCCCTCAGGGACGTGCATGCGGAGGAGATAAGAAGGTTTAAGGATGTTGTTGTACAAGTCAGAGAAGAGCTCGGTATAAAGTGGGAACCAAAGCTTCCCCCAGAGAATCCATCCCTGCCCAAAGAAAATTGGGAGACTCTTTCGGTGGTGGATTACGGAGAGTATTCATACTTGCTTATTCCCAGAAAGGGTGAGTATGTCCCTGAAAGTGAATAA
- a CDS encoding transketolase C-terminal domain-containing protein, whose translation MPEQRVVDADYLLLEAPRERKFITGAQAMAEAVKRANVDIAIAYPITPQSEVMHLVGDLWAQGYLKDYYRAEEEYGAMSAIAGAVRGGARAFTATSGPGLLRGLEAIASWPGHRIPAVLGVLTRVVNAPLSIQPDNVEIAYLLNCGMVVLHAENQQDVFDFTLAAFVISEKVDVYIPVAVCTEGFFVTHAKGYVNMTPEDMKLPPRDPYKAPVPPTDCEIPPARIQRDAPVQKSNFMSYLIHAVWQQEVWSSNIRAMKYIYKYLGGPIEVVNPDAEVFIVASGCAAAQGREAVRYAQMEGLNVGLVKVKSIRPFPEKEIREVLKKAKAVIVPEHNIVGWLAKEVKATIPDNDKVIGGPRVYGGMTLPVELIMEKIYDAFGIKKERKVVV comes from the coding sequence ATGCCAGAGCAAAGGGTTGTAGATGCAGATTACCTTTTGTTAGAGGCTCCGAGGGAGCGCAAGTTTATCACAGGCGCCCAAGCTATGGCGGAAGCGGTAAAGCGTGCCAACGTGGATATAGCCATAGCCTATCCAATTACCCCCCAGTCTGAGGTTATGCACCTGGTGGGAGACCTGTGGGCTCAGGGCTACCTCAAGGACTACTACAGGGCTGAAGAAGAGTACGGCGCCATGTCCGCTATAGCTGGTGCGGTCAGAGGTGGTGCGAGAGCCTTTACCGCCACTTCTGGACCTGGACTTCTGAGGGGTCTTGAAGCTATAGCTTCTTGGCCTGGGCACAGAATACCGGCGGTCTTGGGAGTTCTCACAAGGGTCGTCAATGCACCCCTTTCCATACAGCCCGACAATGTAGAGATCGCATACCTTCTCAATTGTGGTATGGTTGTCCTTCACGCAGAGAACCAGCAGGATGTCTTTGACTTTACCTTGGCAGCCTTTGTAATCTCCGAAAAGGTGGATGTTTATATTCCCGTAGCGGTATGCACGGAGGGCTTTTTCGTTACCCACGCAAAGGGTTATGTGAACATGACCCCTGAGGATATGAAATTGCCTCCAAGGGACCCCTACAAAGCACCTGTTCCCCCCACCGACTGTGAAATACCACCCGCAAGAATTCAAAGGGACGCACCTGTGCAAAAGTCCAACTTCATGAGCTATCTGATTCACGCAGTATGGCAGCAGGAGGTTTGGTCCTCTAACATAAGGGCTATGAAGTACATCTACAAGTACTTGGGTGGTCCCATAGAGGTGGTCAACCCCGATGCGGAAGTGTTCATAGTGGCTTCCGGTTGTGCAGCGGCGCAGGGTAGAGAGGCGGTACGTTATGCCCAGATGGAAGGCCTCAATGTAGGTCTGGTAAAGGTAAAATCCATAAGACCCTTCCCAGAGAAGGAAATAAGGGAAGTGCTCAAAAAGGCAAAGGCGGTCATAGTACCCGAGCACAACATCGTGGGATGGCTTGCCAAAGAGGTAAAGGCAACCATTCCAGACAACGACAAGGTAATAGGTGGTCCAAGGGTCTACGGTGGTATGACCCTACCAGTAGAGCTTATAATGGAAAAGATATATGACGCCTTTGGCATAAAGAAAGAAAGGAAAGTTGTAGTATAA
- a CDS encoding thiamine pyrophosphate-dependent enzyme, with amino-acid sequence MGLEYVRISPGFEKYMPKDYVDLVKYGQFGRQVDVQQLGQFKELVEEHPMCAGCFMAYFIRIFYAALPNPEDTIVIGTAGCARLALSQAAVPFIYGNYGDTNAVASGLKRALTIRFPDKVKDVVVIAGDGGLIDIGFGMTMHSWFRREKFTTIMVDNEVYGNTGGQESGMSPKGVQLKMAPKGKQFDKINAVELAKVAGCVYVAKLAPTNPKRIAKTIRRAILAARHFGPTFIHAYTSCNIEYSIPTDKVLEDARKREKQDFAFYEWMTDEVREYFEEIEKQSQEVKV; translated from the coding sequence ATGGGCTTGGAGTATGTAAGAATATCACCAGGCTTTGAGAAATACATGCCCAAGGACTATGTAGATCTAGTCAAGTATGGGCAGTTTGGCAGGCAGGTAGATGTCCAACAGCTTGGACAGTTCAAGGAGCTGGTGGAAGAGCATCCTATGTGTGCGGGTTGCTTTATGGCGTACTTCATCAGGATCTTCTACGCAGCCCTCCCCAACCCAGAGGATACCATAGTCATCGGTACCGCAGGCTGTGCAAGGTTGGCACTATCTCAGGCAGCGGTTCCCTTCATCTACGGAAACTACGGAGACACCAACGCGGTGGCATCCGGTCTAAAGAGGGCACTAACTATTAGGTTCCCCGACAAGGTAAAGGATGTGGTGGTTATCGCAGGAGACGGTGGTCTTATAGACATAGGCTTTGGAATGACCATGCACTCTTGGTTCAGGAGGGAAAAATTCACCACCATAATGGTGGATAACGAGGTTTACGGAAACACAGGTGGGCAAGAGAGCGGAATGTCTCCCAAGGGTGTTCAGCTAAAGATGGCTCCCAAAGGAAAGCAGTTTGACAAGATCAACGCGGTGGAGCTGGCAAAGGTTGCCGGTTGTGTCTATGTGGCAAAGCTTGCTCCCACCAATCCCAAAAGGATCGCAAAGACCATAAGGAGGGCTATCCTCGCCGCAAGGCACTTTGGACCCACCTTTATACACGCTTACACCTCTTGCAACATTGAGTACTCTATACCCACAGATAAGGTTCTTGAGGACGCACGCAAGAGGGAAAAGCAAGACTTTGCCTTTTACGAGTGGATGACCGATGAAGTAAGGGAATACTTTGAAGAAATAGAGAAGCAGTCTCAGGAGGTCAAAGTATGA